In Odontesthes bonariensis isolate fOdoBon6 chromosome 9, fOdoBon6.hap1, whole genome shotgun sequence, the following proteins share a genomic window:
- the ppm1da gene encoding protein phosphatase, Mg2+/Mn2+ dependent, 1Da: MEKALLMRVSVFTDQGGRKYMEDVTEVIVEPQPGEDEPTSGEREESSVGDCKCSSPAEDTHPELIGDTLETKNEFCQSVRTEGQSKFVKTSSPGSRSPPRLQPSTTSSSRRSVAFFAVFDGHGGREAAQFARDYLWDFMKKQRGFWSDCDREVCAAISKGFVACHHAMWKKLPEWPKTLTGLPSTSGTTASVVVIRGNRMYVAHVGDSAVVLGVQDDPIVPFIRAEEVTQDHKPELPRERERIEGLGGSVIKKSGVNRVVWKRPRLSHNGPVRRSTVIDQIPFLAVARALGDLWSYDFYSGEFVVSPEPDTSVVVLDPRKHRYIILGSDGLWNMVPPQEAISMCQNNDEEMAQCGVSSARQLVSHALLRWRQRMLRADNTSAIVIALQEPGTSQETLHHEEVLLDLDKVSQCPPASISRADTPLLQRPQDEDSNSAICEFLPALERRDGLSGSNSLYHVNLSDPFGPTSLRSNSSTELPSQSCPSDRTVGSRITHSKRTINGSPPSRLLSKKARRRTSDRPPLVQHNAEKKQDSNNVSPILQQHKTTVCVY; encoded by the exons ATGGAGAAAGCACTACTGATGCGAGTGAGCGTTTTTACCGACCAAGGAGGGAGGAAATACATGGAAGATGTCACCGAGGTCATAGTCGAGCCCCAGCCGGGAGAAGATGAGCCTACGTCCGGTGAGCGAGAGGAGAGCAGTGTGGGTGATTGTAAATGCAGTTCTCCGGCTGAAGATACGCACCCAGAACTTATTGGTGACACCTTGGAGACTAAAAACGAATTCTGCCAATCAGTGCGAACGGAAGGCCAAAGTAAGTTTGTGAAGACATCTTCACCGGGAAGTCGGAGCCCACCGCGGCTTCAACCGAGTACCACAAGTAGCTCCCGCCGTTCCGTCGCTTTCTTCGCTGTGTTTGATGGCCACGGTGGTCGAGAGGCTGCACAGTTTGCACGCGACTATTTGTGGGACTTCATGAAGAAGCAGCGCGGATTCTGGTCCGACTGTGACCGGGAGGTCTGCGCGGCCATAAGCAAAGGATTTGTTGCCTGCCACCACGCTATGTGGAAAAAGCTAC CTGAATGGCCAAAAACCCTTACAGGCCTTCCCAGTACATCAGGCACCACTGCCAGTGTAGTGGTCATTAGAGGAAACCGTATGTATGTGGCCCACGTTGGGGACTCTGCTGTGGTTCTGGGGGTCCAAGATGACCCCATAGTCCCATTCATCAGAGCTGAAGAAGTCACACAAGACCACAAGCCTGAATTACCCAGGGAGAGGGAGCGTATTGAAGGTTTGGGGGGGAG TGTGATCAAGAAGTCAGGAGTGAACCGGGTGGTTTGGAAGAGGCCGAGGCTTAGTCACAATGGACCAGTCCGTCGGAGCACAGTGATCGACCAAATACCTTTCTTGGCGGTGGCTCGAGCTTTAG GTGATCTGTGGAGTTATGACTTCTACAGTGGGGAGTTTGTAGTTTCTCCAGAGCCAGACACTAGTGTGGTGGTCCTTGACCCCAGAAAGCATCGTTACATCATCCTGGGTAGTGATGGTCTGTGGAATATGGTGCCACCTCAAGAGGCCATCTCCATGTGTCAGAACAATGATGAGGAAATG GCACAGTGTGGCGTATCGAGTGCTCGGCAGCTGGTCAGCCATGCTCTGCTGCGGTGGCGCCAGCGAATGTTGCGTGCTGACAACACCAGCGCCATTGTGATCGCCCTGCAGGAGCCGGGGACCTCACAAGAAACGCTGCACCATGAGGAAGTGCTGCTCGACCTGGACAAGGTGTCCCAGTGTCCTCCCGCCTCAATCTCCCGTGCAGATACTCCGCTGCTTCAG CGTCCTCAGGACGAAGACTCTAACTCTGCCATTTGTGAGTTCCTGCCTGCCCTTGAGCGACGGGATGGACTGTCTGGAAGCAACAGCTTGTACCATGTGAATTTGTCTGACCCCTTCGGTCCGACTTCACTTCGGTCAAACAGCAGTACAGAGTTGCCCAGTCAATCCTGTCCTTCTGATAGGACAGTAGGCAGCAGGATAACACACAGCAAAAGAACTATAAATGGATCACCACCATCACGGCTGTTGTCAAAGAAGGCCCGGCGCAGGACTTCTGACAGGCCACCGCTGGTCCAACACAATGCAGAGAAAAAACAGGACTCCAACAACGTCTCTCCCATTCTGCAGCAGCATAAGACCACCGTGTGTGTGTACTGA